The genomic DNA GAAACATAGATACATTTCACTGATAGAATGCTTgttttgtgatttttatttaaatgatttgttTTCCATTTGTTATCATATTTAACATAACTTGTTACATTTTATGTTATTCACATATAGtagtatacttttatatttgttgaagGTATTCATATGTTACTCTTCTtagagttaaataaaaaacgagaattgatatataattataggcAACTAGTAACTGATCGCTCatgaattcgtttttttttttgcattaatttttaaaatattttttgcactgtatgtatatgttaattattaagcttgtacaattttctaatattaatgaaatttaaattacgaatattgtaaagaaaatggtattatttttaaagaaaaaaaaataacagatcaaaaaaattaataaagaaaaaaaaatataataattaatatggcGACAAAATATTCGATGGTAAATGTTACATCTGTgtcactttaaaaaaaatattttagttttattgtACACAAATCTTAATCAAtgtattataaagtatttttattttttagcagCATAATGTACTGTATTTGTTAAGCgcgatattgttttatttgctatgaacataattttctttatgcaaattttatttatattaattcgtaccttataaaaaatttccagtTTATAAGACAACATtcactaaatttaaaatgaattgaaacatATTGGTGTTAAATTggtatgataatatttataactaattgtataaagagagaaaagaaagatgtgataagttttaaagtttataaaaaaaaatagagtcgCCGTGCTGTTATCTAagcattttattatcaaaagatGAATTACAGTATTGAAGTACAAAGCAATaaacattgttatttttagaCTACAGATAGTGAAAGACAAGTATTGTAAATGTTACATTTAGAGTATaacgatttatatttgaaaaaatattttgaaattgaggctattttgacaaatttttaaaaactatttgtttgtcttataaattattgtatacgttgatttagaaatattataatttatttctttactatattattctaGTGGTATTTTGGTTAAGTACATAACATATTGTTATTCATATGTACTATGTTTatcatttatacataaaatttcttcattcaaACTTGTACCTTTActaaatgataagaaaaatagtattatttcatttcatttgcaataattttttattaaatatcaatttgataGTATTGGCTATACATAgataaagtattaattatattgtacggCGACTCTAGTCAAGTAAATATACCTCTATAACTGCCACCCTATACAGGGTAGATATTTTacattacttaattttaacttaaccTCAGTACCTATTACACAGCACTATAATTTTAGTTTACACAATTTacctcaaaaaatttattgtctcATTCAATGAGTAGATATAGCCAAGacattatactttattttatataagacatatatgaaaagataaacttggtaaaaaaatgaaatatgtattaatatcgttaattatagtaattattgtatattaagaaaactttaatttattttttcacaaaacctttatcattttttttttattaaaacctatataattattctattactgTAATTATATTGGTTTTTTAGGGTGCAGTtactttgtatatatttttattatgattatgtgtatgtatatatatatatattatcttcagaaaatattaaaattatatattttaatatattatgtataataaattataaattataatctattgtttaaagtattaaaacgatacacaaaatatttaatgatattgttGACTTTCAATATCTTGTTGTaattaatgattgaaataaaaataaggtagtgtatcattattaattgtattaaaacatgtaaaaaacaatatccttctgaaaaatattcatttgtaaACAATTGCaaaggtataaaaaaaaaataagcgaataaatgcataaatgaataactttattattaaagaattaataacaatacttTAGAAGagtattactattaattttattttggcaATTATcgccattttattataatattttatgcaaaaattaagtttactttcatataattttcttcattttcttatttttattaatttttttgtttggcatttttgaaatattttctaacttattaattaatattattaattaatattatttgtacttgatttaatacattatataatttttttttttaataatattttaaatttatataaccaCAAAAGCAGTCAActtatttggaataaaaagatttctaaGTTATTCTGAATCAATAGCTTTTGGAAGATATATGTTAAATGGAATGCAATGGATATAAAAACACAATTCGCATTTCTACAGATTTCATTAATTGTTTAACAGTTTTATTTATCCTTCCAgtcttaaaaatttagtataaaAAGCATTTTGGCGATATACATGattctctaaaatatttatccaaataaTGTTATgtgctataatatattatatttaggcATGTAAATATCTAGTTTTACGTTCAATCTTCATTATTCTTTAACTTCaagttttatttgtataatgtcGAAATTTGACTAGCAACTCTAAGATGCAAAAATTTCATACctcaaactataataaaattaagtacaTTAAATCCTAGTTTATCACATTCGCAATAGGCTTATACATGAAATCttcatattccattttttttaaacatgacTAACAATATTTGTTAGCTGGTAAAATACGAGTAATGTATAACATACAATATGCAAATACAAAGTATGCAATTTGCATAGATTACTAGGCACAAGGTGAAACGctccaaaaattatttcataaaaattattgtaagcTTTCTTCAGTATTTGATCTTGGCAGTctgtaatgttaaaatttatagaaccAAAGAAtgtggaaatattttcatgtttaCATAATCATCAAGaacctataaataattaataaataattaaaatatttaataaaaacatagtaaagaaattatattgttttaattacataaataattattaacctCTTTCAAAGCATCTTTTGTGAGTTTTGGATAAAGATAAGTAAATCCAATGCTCAATAATTTTCCTGTTTGCAGATATAgatgtttattataaagaagCTCTTGATCTATATATGGAGACAAAGGACTATTTTCCACTCCATCTTTATTGCAAGCTTCTGCCCAAGGTCCCATATGTTTGTCATTTACTTCTTCAACAACAGAACTCATATctgtctaaaatatatataaacaaaaataattttaaatttcatagatctaaaataaaaaattaaaaatatataaaatatttccattattttatatattaaatttccattatatatatatatatatatattaaaataatggaaatattttaagttttatatatatatataatttaattattatcttattttaaattaagaaaaaaatatgcatatgtacatatatatatatgatacatatagaatataaatctgcataataaaatatatacataaagaataatacaaataaatatatataaaaaaaaaagaaaaaaataataaaaattttcttccatacTTTAGCTAGGGTGGATAATGCAGTACCCCAATAATCATGATTGatgttaaataattctgaaacTATAGCACTGATTGATCCTTGAGTTGAATCATCTTCATCAACAACATTGTATGTTTTGCCTATAGTATTTGGACTATTTACTACATGCCAAATAGCTCTAGCTACATCTCTCACATGAACTGTATTCATATGAAGATCTGGTCCCCAAAGTAACTTCATCATTTCTCctaaatgtttataaacaGCTCCTACTACTAAACGTGGtgctataaaaaaagttttttatctttatatggaatatttttaaaaaattatatttatttttaattttttaataaaaaatacattattattacctAATCCATTTCTATCACCACAACCATATACAATAGCTGGTCTAAGTATTGTATAGTTTAAAtttggtatattttttaaatcattctctacttgtaatttatattttgcaacaAATGTCCATGGTTCTccagattcttcttctttaagaggatgctaaaaaatattaaaacttgatatttgtaataaattatttgacacaataataataaagttcacATACTTTTTCAgaagtattaaaattaccaGAAGATATTTCTACATAATGATTAACTTGTAATTTCGCAGCTTGTTGAGCACAATTTATACTCAACTTATAAATTCCTTCTTTATATACAGGATCTGTTTGACCACTTTTTGTTTCTCCAGCACAATTGATTACAAAATCAATTGGATTATCagataaaaatgcattttgaCAAGAtactataaacaaaaaattcaaagattaattagttaatattatatataaaatatataattaataattattacaattgtttcgtcgaaattatataaaacttttaccGATATTCACATTACCTGCATTGATTAAATTAGCGCTTTTAAATTCAAGCAAAGGATGCTCAAATAATTGTTGATGTTTAGCATTTAGCCAAGCGGTTTGCGGTGGTACTTTATCTACGACACGTATAAAAGACACAAGATCGTTATCAAGTAAATATTCTACAAGATTACGACCTATGAAACCACATCCTGtttcaacgataaaatttcttttcagttATGTTATTTATCACTTCCGCTATATactatcatataaattaaaatatttttacctcctaaaatgattattcttgGCTTTTTATCAGAACCAGATGTTGCCATAATTATTtgtcatttaaatttacaccgttatttctttataagttTTGGTATACTTATGTCAAAATGAAGAAAACGTTAAGCGTTATGAtacttcataaaaaaaaacttcaattgCGATATAGTTATCAAATCACTGTGCCACCCTTCATCTAACCTTAAAAATTTACTGCAATTAAATATGCTATCACTGTATTACACCAATATTTCTTATCAAGatcatcaatattaaatgtaatttttggcTGTCTTAAGTTAGAGGAAGACAGAATCATGAGGTACCGTTCACTGACAATTCTCGAatgcaatttaaatacattccAAATCGTATATCAGTCactaataaacaaaatatgaaGAACAACTACTAAAAAACGAGATTACGAATGATCGATATATTTGGTCAAGttctaaaattgatataaatgtaGTCGATAGAaatgttcttcttctttattgaCAGAGATttgatttaacaataattataaatagttattatagat from Apis mellifera strain DH4 linkage group LG4, Amel_HAv3.1, whole genome shotgun sequence includes the following:
- the LOC412149 gene encoding uncharacterized protein LOC412149 isoform X2 encodes the protein MATSGSDKKPRIIILGDKVPPQTAWLNAKHQQLFEHPLLEFKSANLINAVSCQNAFLSDNPIDFVINCAGETKSGQTDPVYKEGIYKLSINCAQQAAKLQVNHYVEISSGNFNTSEKHPLKEEESGEPWTFVAKYKLQVENDLKNIPNLNYTILRPAIVYGCGDRNGLAPRLVVGAVYKHLGEMMKLLWGPDLHMNTVHVRDVARAIWHVVNSPNTIGKTYNVVDEDDSTQGSISAIVSELFNINHDYWGTALSTLAKTDMSSVVEEVNDKHMGPWAEACNKDGVENSPLSPYIDQELLYNKHLYLQTGKLLSIGFTYLYPKLTKDALKEVLDDYVNMKIFPHSLVL
- the LOC412149 gene encoding uncharacterized protein LOC412149 isoform X1; amino-acid sequence: MATSGSDKKPRIIILGGCGFIGRNLVEYLLDNDLVSFIRVVDKVPPQTAWLNAKHQQLFEHPLLEFKSANLINAVSCQNAFLSDNPIDFVINCAGETKSGQTDPVYKEGIYKLSINCAQQAAKLQVNHYVEISSGNFNTSEKHPLKEEESGEPWTFVAKYKLQVENDLKNIPNLNYTILRPAIVYGCGDRNGLAPRLVVGAVYKHLGEMMKLLWGPDLHMNTVHVRDVARAIWHVVNSPNTIGKTYNVVDEDDSTQGSISAIVSELFNINHDYWGTALSTLAKTDMSSVVEEVNDKHMGPWAEACNKDGVENSPLSPYIDQELLYNKHLYLQTGKLLSIGFTYLYPKLTKDALKEVLDDYVNMKIFPHSLVL